The Lycium barbarum isolate Lr01 chromosome 4, ASM1917538v2, whole genome shotgun sequence nucleotide sequence aattgttggtctttaatttttgtgcttcgcctaaaataccccgaggttctgggtttgaaccaCGGTTTAAtcatcaaaacaaaaacaaaaaattgcaagacaaggcttcgcgaaaagtctaccgcataaggcagactttgtAGACTTTGCCTTAAGACAAAACTAAAAGTCTGCTGTATCCAACAGACTTTGCCTTAaaagcaaacttttagttatgcttaaGGCAATGTCtaccgcataaggcagactttagttatgccttaaggtatACTTTGCCGCATAAGGTAGACTTTTTgcaaagtcttgccttgcgattttttttcttttttttttttactgagcggagGTTTGAACCCAGAATTTtggggtattttcggccacctttttgagcaaaggacaaaaattaaagaccagtaatttgtggggcaaaaattaaagagcagaGCCTTTGAAGGGTAATCCGCGCAAAAAGTTGCCTTTTAGCAATAGCACTATGAAGTTCGCTTTTGGGAAAATTCGGGCAAGTTACACATTTGGCTGGTCGGCCAAAAATAATTATATTCGCTAGTCAAAttcataaaaaaatatataatatactCTCTTAGTTCACTTTTACTAGTCCACTATTTACTTTACACGCCCCTTAAAAATTAGTAAATGCAATATATATTTCATCATAATAGTCATATTAATTGATGTATAGTTTCAATAGacttggaaaatgatttgaaaatgagtaaatAATACTAAGGGTAAAACAAGAAAGTTTGTCTTTCTCTTGATTtgctaaagtggacaagtaaaaatgaaatttTATTTCTAGTatagtaaacaagtaaaagtaaacggagggagtatataacaaaaatgtatattttatgtatattataggTCAATATACAAGAAAATATATATTTACTGGCTATTATTTTGGTGTACAACTATTTATATCAATTTCTCAAAAAATTAGGTGGAATGGTTTTGAGCAGGcatttaaagtttaaatattatTTCAAATGTAATTAGAAAGTAGTTATTTTTTATATGAAAATAATATTTGGATAAAAATATTCTTAGCTAAGACACGGAACAACCCCATCACAAGAGGCTGGAATTCGAAACTTCAAGTATTATACTGGATTTGGAAAGTCCGTAGAGCTTGAAACTTCATAAATGTTTCGTGGAGCTTGAATTAGGTATAATCAATGAATAACGATAAAGTTTTAAATCGGTATCAtgagtataataataataaaatatataaGTGTTAATATAGGTATCATTAGGGAAATAATTATAATATGTATGTAGGTTGACTGTTGAGATCGAAAAATAATTATGAAAGTTAATTTCTCTTTATATCATGTTAGTTTCACTTTCAACCTTGATAAAGATGTTACGTTAGATTTTTTCATCAGCTTAATACCATTTCATTTGTTTGGTAATACATTGTCTTTTGAGATGGAATTGTCGTTGGCTAATATTTGGATGAAACGATGCCAAACCACTGTCTGCAGTTACAAACTGGATACAAATATGCCAAGATTGCTCGTGTTAAATTCATGGAATGGTAAAAGAATAGTGGTATGACAGTCTTAATTTTTGCAGCCTCTACAAGGTTGAAGCCCTGCTGCCTACAGTGATATAGAAAGATGTCATGGCTGTGCATGTTTAGATACTTGGATTGGTGACAGAATAAGGCTAAGGgacaattttaattttattttcctCTAGAAGTGTCCCACGCTGTGGCGGAGCCACATGTAGCTGAAGAGTATCAACCGACGCCCCTTTGTCGGAAAGTTACACTGTGTAGCTAGGtaaagtttttctttttatgtACACGTATTACATATTGACACCCCTTGGCttcttcatagttttatttttttatattttgacccCCCTTAGTGAAAGTCCTGGCTCAGTGCATagtgggagcttagtgcaccgggctaccTTTGCCCTCAGCTTCCTCTAGAAGTGTGAAGAAACACTTTTAGATGGGCTTTGTTATTTAAGAAATGCAACTTCTGGCATTTCCGTAACTGTGTAAACATTTGTAAGTGTTTTTTacttggttagtcaaatttagaTTCTTGATATTCCAAGCTTAACAAATACGAAAAAATGAACTATAAGAAAAGACTCAACATATCACCACTAGCAGCATTAGGCGAAGAGAAATATTGTCTCCACCAAAAATTGCTCTAGCCTACAACTAAAATTGAGCATCTTTTGACATTTCTCGTCATAAATATTATTACTCGTGttcattttttttcctccaatttttaaCCTAACACAATAGACATCGAGATTCAAATACTGCAGAAAGAAAGTGAAGGCCTTCCGAAACAGAATACCTCTTTCGTACACACATATCGTTgggcccaacatgattaatttagtACAAAAATTATTTTAGCCGCATATGCCAAAGGTACTTTATGTACCATTACTTCAATCACAATAACGAACTTGTGAGTATAGAATCTAAATACATTTTCTGAGGTTATTGCAAGCTTGTTCTGATATGAAACTATCTTCTAGTTTGAGACATCCAATACATGTGATGAAGACCTTTGAGGAAAGAgttgaattttttttctcttgtgATGGAGTAACCAGCAAATATAAGGCTGCAAACAACAAAAAATAACAATTGCTTAGGGGTTAAGTGTTCCATATTAACTGAGGGGATGAGTTGGTGTCTCCGTTTAAGATTAGTAGTTCCACTTCTTCTTCTAATGGTGCACATTTATATAAGGTTAATATCAATAGTTCTATTGCTTAGATACAAAATAATACTCCATTAGGGAAATCAAGAACAACACTGCTGTAAGATGTGTGGGCATTAGGAAAAAAGATCAAACTTTCAATTATTTTTACTCATCTGAATCTAACGCTAAGAATTAGATCTTTATTCCTGCGATCACTTTCACTCTTTGTAAATACCAGAAATGCAAGAATTAGACTGATGAACCAAGAGAGCAGCTCCACTTTTTATGCCATTACATGAATTTTCAAGATGTTCTCATAAACCTAATTCAAATGTAGACCATCTTTAAAATTAGTATGCTCCAATGATGGTGCACAAAAAAGTTTAAGTCGCTCGGATCATTCGAAAAGCCCGCCGCGCCCGTggtggatcctccaaaaatgcataGCGTTTGGAGGATCCAACATACATTCGATGACAGGTTTGGAGGACTCAAGCAGAAAAGAAAAATGAACGGAGAATGGATGAAGAAGAGAAGCAGGGAAAATATGAACTGACCTTCTTACTTCACTTTTGGTTTTCTTTCAGTAAACTTCTATGGCCTTTGACAGCGTCTCGATCTTCTTCATTAGCATCTGGAAACATCAAacagattgaaaaaaaaaatatgatgaaATGAAGAGGATGAATGTGTGTAAGGACTTTAAGATGAAAAAGATTAAGAGAATTTTGTTTTATGGTAATACTTCACCTTAATTTCTTTATCTTTAGTGTTCAAATTTGACTCTTTTGTCTCACAAAACTTGCCTAAACAGATAACTTCTTTTTGTAGCCTGTCATACAAAAAACCTGATACTATACCATCATTAACGCTCTGGCTGCATCCAGTAATCTTATTTTCTTCCTTATCACCTCCTCGGATCCTGATCTCATGCGTGTCTGTGATTTCATTGCTCCACAATAAAATGCTCCTTTATATCTGCATTTTCCTTTCCAACACTGCCAACATTGTCATTTTGAGAAGTCCATTAACTCCTTTTTACCAAGCTATTTCCAATATAGTGTTTACTCTTTTGACAGAGACGTCAAACGCTTGCTTCAAGTTTTGGGCCTTAAGTTTAGCTTATCCTATAGCAAAAAAATATTACCGGATGAGCAGAAAACACATTTAGTTTCAAGAATCACGTCGCGTATGACAATTGAAAAGCTCACCTTGAGTTGCGCTTCTGCCTTGACTGTTCTATCTGATATGGTTAATTTTGTCTCTCAGTCGTTGCATCTCTGCCTATATCACATAGGCAAAAAAGTATCTCAATAAATCTAAATGAtaagttttaaaaaattattaagtCGCGCAATGTTTTTCTCTAGTGAGCTCTTCTTTCTTCTAGCCACTGTTTTACAGGCATAACTTTTTTACAGGCATAACTTTGTCATTCTCATCTTTCCACTCGTTTGCCATGACAGTTGCTACTCGGTTTGCTGAAACCTTTAACTCTTGCTAACACATGTAACTGAGCGAAAAAACAGGTACAAATAACGTGgaaaattttttttttactcatatTACCTCTTATGAACTCAAAGCCAATGTTCTGGAGTTGAAACTCCAAGAACCATGATTGTGTTCTAGTGGTCGAACAAGCTTCTTTATAACATTCGGGATCCAACATATTATGATGAAAATTTCACTTGTAAAGGCTCTGAACTCAAGTACCCTATACTGGAGCCGTATTTGGTAAGGGTGGTTTTGCCCAAATATCCTTTTTGTATTAAAAGGAGTGACGACATGTTAAAAAAATTTGAGATCATGGCTAAATTTGATTAGGTACAAAGTTAAAGACGGTCAAGCCTAACTTATGACTTAAAAATTTGAAGTTCGAAACGCGCACTAAATGTACCAATTTCAAATATTTGAAATTAGACTTGACAGTCCCAACCTCAAACGCCAAACCCTAATGTCTAAAGTTCAAAACTTCAAACCTGCAATTTTTAACTTCAGTTTCGCTAGTTTGAAATTGATTCTAAGGATTAAACTATAAAAAATTATAACCTTGGACTATTCTTTGGATAGGTCCCCCTTCTAATTCCTTTTGCCTGAATCAAAATAGCTCTATTCTTCATAACCTAGAGCACAATTAATTATCTAGATTTGCAAAATATCATGTGCGAATTCAGTTCAAGCTAGCAAGTATTGTCAAATCATAACGGAACCTGGTAAGAGACTTGCCAGACTTAAGTTACTCATTCCAAATAACTCCCTATTTTTTGAGTTCTCTGAAAACTTGCATATTGATATTCCAAACAACTCCCCATATTTCGATTGAGTTTTCACGGAACTTCTATACTGAATCGTAATTGTTTACTGGTGTAGTCATCCTCTCTTTTCCTTGTATTTTCGCTTGCTAAACAGTGTGGGAAAGGCAAATTCATAGCAGTAAGCAGACAGGGGAACACTCCACAGAACTATAGCAAACAACAATGCGTAAGAGCACCTTTAACTTAGTGGCTTTACAGAAAATTAATGAAGCATTAACTAAACTTACAGCTTTCTAAAAGTTTACAGACaactttgaccaaaaaaaaaataagtttacaGACAATTTTCTGAAGCCATGCTGCTAGCAATTACTATAGGACAAAAGTATGACTAAGGTGGTAACAACTGCTTTGCTTTTCCTAACCCATATTCACTTGGCTTGGATGGATAATAAACAAAACAGCACCAAAATAAAGATAAGTTCTCATGGCACGCCCTCCTGTTGCAAGTAAATCTTGATCAGTTTTCATCTTCTGAACCAGGAATGACAACAGACTCAGCAGCCGTATTGACGATAGGTCTTTGCCTCAACCTATTTTTTGCACCTATGTAAGGGCTTTCTGGAACAGCATAGCCAGTTACTCCAGCTATTCTCTTACTCTGGCGACAATTGCTTGGCCTATGGTCCAACCGACTGTTTTCCTTCATTGAGTCAGCTCCATCTTCATCAGGATCAGCTTCATTAACCTCATCAGCGGTATCATCGACGTCATCATTGCTTCCTTGAAGCCTATCACTCTCAGTTCCACTGTCTGTGGTGTCACTGCTTATTGAGTTAGATGCTGGAGAGGAGTCCAGCGAATTGGTTTCATTCATGAGGCCATGCTCATTGGGTCTAGTTTCATTTGTTGGGTCTTCATGTGCCTTCCTTTTGCTTAACCGGAAATTATTTGCCAGTAAACCAAGGTTATGATCTATAATGGACAAAATTCATTGTGCCACGAATGGAACAGAACTTGGATGTAGATGAAATGATTATAAAGTCAAAACAAGCTTTGACATGAAAAAACAATTagaaaatttttttaaaaaaagaaaaaaattggaaCTGCCAACCATTACTGCAACTAAAGGTGGTTGCACAGTGTTCACATATGCTTGAGTAGATAGTTTATGCTCACATCATTCTTGTTGACAAGACTTCATGTACGGCGGGGTTACTGCTAATTAACATGCAGTTAAGGGGGGTCAAACAGCACAGTAGCGGCAGAAGGGAGCATGAAACTAGACATTGTTCTTAGGTGGCTTCACTATTCAGCCATTTTTGGGGCAATGTAAGTAATACTTTTTTCTTTGGATGCAATTTACAATAACAAATAATTGATCATAATCAGTGACAAAATAAGTTCCACAAATGACAGGGCATCACTTGGTGCAAGGCAAAGTGATTAGATTCACATTGCAAGTGTGACAGGCTTACAGATTCAGCAATGAATCCTAGCAATTTTTGGGAGCTTCTAACCTAATGACCAGGCTACCTCCAATGGACTAATCATTCAGCAGGAACTCAGTTTGACAGCATTTAAAAACTTACCAACTATAACCGTAAGATATTCTCAAACTAGAGGGAAACAGAGCCTTTGTGTAGGATGAGTGTAGTTGATTGAATGACATACAGAGAAACTTTGTGACAGTGCCTATGAAATCACCCAAACATGAAGAGACAATGACATACTAGCAAGACTTACTTTGTTGCTTCTATGGCCTCTTTGATTGCTCTGTCAAAATCATCTGCAGATGAATTGCACTTGCGTAAGCATCCACAGTAGGAAAATAAACAGAAAATTATTTAGAATTATATACTATATGATTATGTTCCCAATATTTCCGAAGGTCTCCATGCTCTCCCCTATTTGCCATGCTCATGTAAAAGTCTCACTGGTATCTGCCAACATGATTTGAAGCTTATATCATATCAAGCTCATATTTAGGCATTCCCCTGAACTAAAACCCTGCTAAAAACTTACAGAAACATATCGCTAGAGTTGCAAATATGTCACAGAATTTCAGGCCCAAGATAAACTTTATTTGTCTTACGTTATGGAATCAATAAGGGAATTAATATCAGAATCAGAAAACATCAATTAACAAAGCAAAGTCATATATACCGCTTCTGTAGTTGACTGGCCTACGAATCCGGCAAGAACGAGGAGCTGCAAGGTTTTTTAAGCCTTCTACAAATATTTGTTCTCTTTGTTGTCGCTTCAGAGCCATATCTTTCTTCTGTAAAAGGAAAACATCTATATGCATCAAGAACTGATGATGAAAACATAAACATTTCTGCATAGATTTTCTTAGAATCCTCAGCTTATAGAACTAAGAGAGATAACTCGTCTAAACAGTCTGAAAGATACTAACCCTCTGAATTTTCTGAAGAGCTGGAATAGCATGAGCTTCAACAGCTTTGCCCACATCAGCTTCCCATTTAACTTGACTTGATGAGAACTGGTCCTACCATTGATAGCAAAAGGAATGTGACGACAATTGAACAGTTAAATTAAAGAGAACTTTGGCCTTACCACAAAATTCTGAAATTCTTCAAAAGTAGTAGCAAGTGTCTCCCACTGAGAAGCGACTGCTGATATCCTTTTCTTGTCCTTCACTTTTGACATGGACTCAACTTGATAAACTTCCTTGTATAATCTATGACCAATAGTTTCATTCCCGTCATACCTGTCATGAAATGTCAAGCTGTCAAAAGCATACTTGCATAAACTTAATGTTACACGTTCAGAACTTACCAGAATGAAACTTCATTTCCATTGCCCCCGAGCTTCTCTTTACGGAAAGCAGAAGAATCGGTTCTATTTTTAGTTTCATCGTTGATGTAAGATATGGTGTCAACTTGCTGCAAAGATAAAACAATGTTTGTGAACAACACTAAAAGCAGAATTTGTTAATATGTTAAAGAAAGATCAACAGCATATATTGTTTCATCAACTTTTGATTGTTATTGCTGCAGAAGAGTGAGCACTAGAGAAAATCACAGTAATTCAAGAAGGAATGGGAACACAGATGCAATACATCAGCTCGAATTTCACAAAGTGCTTTAAGGATAAGCAGGCGAGTTGTCGGGTCAAGTGCCTTGTATGTGGACATCTCCTCTCtggaaaacaaaaacaaaagttGAATAAGAGACATCTCTCATCAAACTAAAACTATCAGAGTAGTTTCATTTTGTTGGGAGGGAGAAAGGACAGAAAGAACTATGGTACCCCTTTTTGGCAGTCAAAGGGAAATTCCCTTCAGCAACCTGCAATGAAATGCcaaaaggagtggaatgaaatcTTCACTTTTTGAATCAAGCACATACCAGTAAAAAGCTAGAATCACCTACCCATGGCCACCACATTTCAAGTTTCTTGCTTAGTGCTATCACCCATCCATTAGAATCCTTCAGTAGTTTACTCACAGGAGGTATCCCCTGAGAAATATGCAAACCAAGTTAGAACAAGAAAGTCAGAAAAGTAGAATTTTTATAATTTGAGAGTGCCTACAACCAGAAAGGAATGAAATTTTTTTAAACTTGAAAGCAGAATGggaacttttttttttgaaacaggtaACTTGGGAACTTTCAGAGACAAACTTGGGACGTATAACTTGTAAGGGCTCCCTCCATCCCATTTTTCTCATCCACTTATAACTTGTCACAAGTTCAGCATTAGTTGAGAAAAATGTGGTGTCATAGTTTGGCTTTTGTATTGGAAAAGAACATAATAGAGGATAAAGTCGTAAGGTATAAAAGTGGGAGCATAAAATTTCTATGTTATTTGAACGTAGTAGAATGTTCGGTTCAAGGAAAATGGACAACAATTTTGGACAAAACCAAAAGTAGGACAAATATTTTTGACAGCAAAATTAACTAAAGTTTGTTTGTGTAATTACTCGCAGAAAATGCACTGCTCGCCTTTTTAAGACAACTTGTAAATTTTATACAAGTGATTAGCATAGATTCCCTTTTAAGAAAGTACAAAAGACTTGCTTGGGCTATTTCTTTTCGAAAGCTCGGGTTATTAGTTAGCTCAAATCCTAATAAAAGATTCTTAGCCAATTTTCATAGCCGACCAGCATATGTAAAATTTCATGAATTGATCTTATCCTCTGAAAATGCAGAAATGCTATCAACTATCACCACTAAGAGCACCCATTTATCAATTATCTTTCAAGAGTCAGTCTCTTGTCTAAGAAAATCTTATGCCAGCAGGCTATTCAAAGTCATGAAATTGGCAGTATGAATTGCAAACTGCTTTATCTCTTTTTGAAGATCCAGGCTGACATATGATACAGTTCCCAGGCCATGCTATTGATATCTATCATACTGGGTTAGCCAAGAAAATGTCTGTACGAATCAAGCAGTGTTTATCTCATCAAATCAAATTAACAGCTTGGAGTATAAAGTTTTActtccatgtcttttctttagtAGTGTGTACTCTAAGCAAAAACTTAGCCTCGACAATATAAAGCTCGTGTTGCATGTTAGGGAAAAAAAATGGTTGTCAGCCTAGTCATGAAAATATTTGCACCAAACATGCATGGCATTTTACACAAACCCATCCAGTGAAGagagaaaatatatatttgcCTTTGTTATATCTCAAGGAACAATATTATTTGCTCCAATTTTTACTAATCTTTTCAATCCCCTAACAACTAATTTTATCAAGTTGGCCAAAAGGGGACATATCTAGTAAACCGATTTTTATCTTTATGTATCTCCTGGAACAAGATCATTGCTGCAAATTTTGTCCAATATCAGATTTGTAGCAGAAATTATCAAATTGATCAGAAATGCATGCACAGAGAAGAAAATACTCAGATTTACTCTGAATGCAAATAGCATAAAGAGACGCTGGAAAATATAACCACCATCATAGCTCAGTCTGATCAGCCCAGGATTTCATGGCTATTAAAATCTTAACGTAAgtaacatttaaaaaaaattaacagGATTCTTTTTGGTCATTAGTTGCAGCTAAAATTTACAGAAAGCAAAAACTTAACTAAGAATGATAAAGTCAGTCAACATGCGAAGGAAcctgaaagaaaagaaagagtacaGTTTATCTTAGCACGTCCAAGTTAAGGAACTGTAGTTGAAACTTCAATTCCAGCACCAATACTTTCTTCTGACGTGTAGGACAACTTTAAAATTCTATAACTGTTCAGTTTTATCACAGTTAAATTCATAATTTCtcattctcttcttcttcttcttctccttttttttttttttggtttttggttTTTGGACAAGGATAAACCATTTTTTGTTGTGTGCCAGCATTAAGAAGGTGGTGGTGGTGTATTACGTCTTAGGATTTACATCACAAGAACAACAAAAGTAACATCTTGCACCAAAAGGATAACAAAAGTAACAACTTATGCTTAAGGCTAATTACATATTCCTTTTTGCTTTCAAAAACTCTATGGTTCCTCTCCCCTCCAAATAGTCCACCAAATGCCTGCCAGAATGGTGTACCAGATATGGGTAAACAACCTTGTTTAGTTTCTTTTTGTGCCGGGCCTGCCGGCTGCTCATGAATTCCATAGTTGTTTTTGGCATGGATATTCAAATATTGAGAACAAGTAACTAGATCTGCTGGACGAAATCATAGTGAAAGAAATGATGGTTGATATCTTCTATGTGCATTATTTCCTTAAAGTCACCTTGCAGTAGTATTAGAGAACTAAAGGCTATATTACTAGATCAAACAGATGTTGGAAATCACAATGCAAACGCATAGCTGTATACACACAAATAGTAACAAAAATAACACTAATATAAAACCAAACCTTCAGAAGCATTATATGCAGCTGAGCAAGATTATTATTTGGCTCAATGAGGGCTGCTTCTATCTCCTCGGCTGAAAATTTCACTTTGAATTCAAGCACCGGCTCAAAAACCTATAAACATTTTAAAAGAACTTCAAACTATACATTCAACACATTTATATGATGTACATATGTATAAATAGCAGAATGCCCATCAGGCTACATGTATAAGTATCAGAAGGAAAAAGCAAGCTCGCATAACCCATTTAAGCAAATTTCAAATGCATATATACACCGTCAGGTCAACATTCCATAATATTGTGATCTtacatttaataaaataaaatatctcTAACTGTTAGTTGCAGGGCAAAACCTTCAAATACCTTCAAAATGTACTTTCACTGTTTCTTTTTAGGTATACATTTAAGAATTGCAGTAATCCCAATAATATACACAACAAGAATAAGAACCATTAAACTACTCATTCGAGCATGCATGAAATCAGTATAACTAACTGTTACAACCCATCACAATTGCCATCCCCATATGGGTGCGATGCATATGAATGggtacatatatacacatacggaAACAACCACCACCCAAAAACTCGTcaggaaattttcaaaaatatacatcCCAAAATAAAATATTACGCCATgtagcccaatatacaatattatacgacATTATACTTGGGGGGAAAGCAATTACAcacaatgtatcaaccttgtataaaagtgtataatagtgtataaaaatGGTGTTTATAAACAAATATTAACTAAACCGGATAACAAACTAAAAACATGGGCTAGTGGCGTAAATATTTCTCCCAATAAACATAAAACATAATTTTCCCAAACTCAAATGTGTCAACCACAAAAACATATTCACATTTCATAAGAtcctcaaataccttaaacatgtACATGTACAAGCACAAAAAGATATCAAATGTACGACTCATCTTAGCACACATATTTTTACGTGTACAAATAAACTCACACACATTAGATGGATATATAAAGTTGTAGtttgttttgtgtatataaccAAACAAAAAAAGTGTCAAATATGCAATTTCTGAAGAACATAAAAAgttgttttgtgtatataaccaaacaaaacaaaacaaaaaagactCAAATATGCAATTTCTGAAGAACATATAAAGTTGTTTTGTGTATAtgaccaaacaaaaaaaaagtgtcaAATATGCAATTTCTGAAGAACATATAAAGTTGTTTTGTGTATAtgaccaaacaaaaaaaaaagtgtcaaatATGCAATTTCTGAAGAAAATATAAAGTTGTTTTGGTGTATATAACCAAACAAAAAAAAGTGTCAAATATGCAATTTCTGAAGAACATATAAAGTTGTTTTGTGTATAtgaccaaacaaaaaaaaaaagtgtcaaatATGCAATTTCTGAAGAAAATATAAAGTTGTTTTGGTGTATATAACCAAACAAAAAAAAGTGTCAAATATGCAATTTCTAAAGAACATAAAAAGTTGTTTCGTGTATATAactaaacaaaaacaaaaagtgtCAAAAAATGCAATTTCTGAAGAGTATATAAAGTTGTTTCGTGTATAACCAAACAAAAAAAGTGTCGACTATGCAATTTCTGAAGAACATAAAAAgttgttttgtgtatataaccaaacaaaacaaaacaaaaaagtgtCAAATATGCAATTTCTGAAGAAAAAGGCTAACTTCGTAAAATCTTACGGTGAGAAAGTTGAGAACGGAGGCTAACTCCCAACGTTGACGGATCTTATGACGTGAGAGTTCCATTTCTGACGTCATCTCTGGCTCTGTGTCTACTATTTCCATGTTGATGACGTAATGCTTTTTTAACGGAAACCGATGGTCGCCGTTAAGTTTATGACAAATATACTAGGATTTTGAGAGAGAAATGTGATTGTTGTGTGAGAGACGGGCGTTTTCAAGGGCTTTTAACTTTCCCGCCTAATTGATTTACCTTAGGGTAAATTATTACGGACCCCCTAAAAAATATATACACGCGTCATGGACGGGTCGGGTCAGATCGAAGTTGGGACACCGTTTCGGGTTCAGGTGTCGAACCGAGTTACCTTACCGTACCTCCCAAAATTTGAGTTTTTTGTATCAAAAAAATTAcgtatttatttttcaaaagaaagagaaaataacCAAATGGTTTCTTGTGTTTGAAGATATCATAATGGttctttaaaataaaataagtacATATTTCTGAGTGGTTTTGATCCTCTAGATTTGTCAAAAATACTCTCTTTGTcttaatttatgtggcacttttcgctTTTTGAGATTTAAACTATataaactttgaccaacattttaagatgtatttttttacCAAAATGAGGTGGAAAatgttgcaacttatagtacttttcacgtagttttcaattatataaattttaatgttaaaatattgagttaatctaatctaatttagcttcaaagtttagtcaaattgactctcgaatagaaaagtgccacataaattaggacggagaaagtaagtattttgaaatttttctaaaaatatttaataaattgTATTTGTTAAATTCAATGGGAACTGAGAAAATAAC carries:
- the LOC132635681 gene encoding DDT domain-containing protein DDR4 isoform X2; the protein is MEIVDTEPEMTSEMELSRHKIRQRWELASVLNFLTVFEPVLEFKVKFSAEEIEAALIEPNNNLAQLHIMLLKGIPPVSKLLKDSNGWVIALSKKLEMWWPWVAEGNFPLTAKKGEEMSTYKALDPTTRLLILKALCEIRADQVDTISYINDETKNRTDSSAFRKEKLGGNGNEVSFWYDGNETIGHRLYKEVYQVESMSKVKDKKRISAVASQWETLATTFEEFQNFVFSSSQVKWEADVGKAVEAHAIPALQKIQRKKDMALKRQQREQIFVEGLKNLAAPRSCRIRRPVNYRSDDFDRAIKEAIEATNKRKAHEDPTNETRPNEHGLMNETNSLDSSPASNSISSDTTDSGTESDRLQGSNDDVDDTADEVNEADPDEDGADSMKENSRLDHRPSNCRQSKRIAGVTGYAVPESPYIGAKNRLRQRPIVNTAAESVVIPGSEDEN
- the LOC132635681 gene encoding DDT domain-containing protein DDR4 isoform X1, with protein sequence MEIVDTEPEMTSEMELSRHKIRQRWELASVLNFLTVFEPVLEFKVKFSAEEIEAALIEPNNNLAQLHIMLLKGIPPVSKLLKDSNGWVIALSKKLEMWWPWVAEGNFPLTAKKGEEMSTYKALDPTTRLLILKALCEIRADQVDTISYINDETKNRTDSSAFRKEKLGGNGNEVSFWYDGNETIGHRLYKEVYQVESMSKVKDKKRISAVASQWETLATTFEEFQNFVDQFSSSQVKWEADVGKAVEAHAIPALQKIQRKKDMALKRQQREQIFVEGLKNLAAPRSCRIRRPVNYRSDDFDRAIKEAIEATNKRKAHEDPTNETRPNEHGLMNETNSLDSSPASNSISSDTTDSGTESDRLQGSNDDVDDTADEVNEADPDEDGADSMKENSRLDHRPSNCRQSKRIAGVTGYAVPESPYIGAKNRLRQRPIVNTAAESVVIPGSEDEN
- the LOC132635681 gene encoding DDT domain-containing protein DDR4 isoform X3 — translated: MEIVDTEPEMTSEMELSRHKIRQRWELASVLNFLTVFEPVLEFKVKFSAEEIEAALIEPNNNLAQLHIMLLKGIPPVSKLLKDSNGWVIALSKKLEMWWPWVAEGNFPLTAKKGEEMSTYKALDPTTRLLILKALCEIRADQVDTISYINDETKNRTDSSAFRKEKLGGNGNEVSFWYDGNETIGHRLYKEVYQVESMSKVKDKKRISAVASQWETLATTFEEFQNFVDQFSSSQVKWEADVGKAVEAHAIPALQKIQRKKDMALKRQQREQIFVEGLKNLAAPRSCRIRRPVNYRSDDFDRAIKEAIEATKKAHEDPTNETRPNEHGLMNETNSLDSSPASNSISSDTTDSGTESDRLQGSNDDVDDTADEVNEADPDEDGADSMKENSRLDHRPSNCRQSKRIAGVTGYAVPESPYIGAKNRLRQRPIVNTAAESVVIPGSEDEN